The nucleotide sequence CTAGCGCAGACGGCAGCGGGGCATACACCATGAAGTAAGAACGGGCGAAACCAAACACAATGCTAGCATCTGCCTGACTGGTTAAGCAGGTATCAATAAATAGCGCACCGCGCTCATTGTGGTGAATCGGCAACAGGAACGGAACAATACCGTCAGGGAGCGACAACTTGCCCACCAGCCAGGCCGCTTTGTTGCGATAAAACAGCTCGTTAGCCACCTGTAATGTCGCCTGAGCCAGCTGCTCCGCAGAAAACGTGCGCTGTAAATACGCAACGATATAGCCAATATCACGCGGCAAATCTTCCCACGGTAACCGCAGTGGCACATCACTCAGCAGCTTTTCCAACATGTTCTGCCAGCCGTCGGTTGGCATAAATGTCTTGGCGATAGGTCGGGGAATCTCACGAAAACGCTGTTCAGGCTGAGAACTGAAAACAAATAGCTTATCCGGCGTCAGTTCCCGATGGTTAAACAGCCGACAGTAGACGGAATTAAAGAAACTCTCAGCAATCTCAAAGCGCGGGTAGTCCGGCAGTAAGCGGGTGTAGATATGCTTCACTCGCGCCAAAAAATCCGCGTCATCACAGCGGATACCGGTAATACAGCGCAACTGTTCAACCACCAAGCCCACGTGGTGATCGTATAGATGAATACGCTGTTTCATTGCCTGTTGTACGGCAGGCCAGTCAGCCTGTTCAAAGCGCTGCTGCGCCCCCGCCGTCACTTCGAGAAAACGTCCATATTGCGCATCAAACCCTTGCAGGATCGTCTGCGCCACCAGCTTTTCAAGGTCACGCGTCATCATGATCTCCAGATGAAACCCGGCCAGCGGTTCACTGACCGGGTTAGGATCAGAACTGCTGTTCTTCCGTCGATCCCGTCAGCGCCGTCACCGAAGACTCGCCTCCCTGAATGATGTTTGTCACCTTATCGAAGTAGCCGGTTCCTACCTCCTGCTGATGTGATGAGAAGGTATAGCCATCCTTAATCGCTTCAAACTCAGGCTGCTGTACTTTTTCTACGTAGTGTCTCATCCCTTCACCCTGCGCATAGGCATGCGCCAGGTCAAACATGTTGAACCACATACTGTGGATACCCGCCAGCGTAATGAACTGATACTTGTAACCCATCGCCGACAGCTCATCCTGAAAACGCGCAATCGTGCTGTCATCCAGATTCTTCTTCCAGTTAAAGGAAGGTGAACAGTTGTATGCCAGCAGCTTACCGGGGAACTTCGCGTGGATAGCTTCAGCAAAACGGCGCGCCAGCGATAAATCCGGTGTAGACGTTTCGCACCACACCAGATCGGCATAAGGCGCGTAAGCCAGACCGCGACTGATTGCCTGCTCAATCCCGGCACGGGTACGATAGAATCCTTCTACCGTGCGTTCGCCAGTGATGAAGTCACGATCGTACTCATCACAGTCAGACGTCAGCAAATCCGCCGCATCCGCATCGGTTCGCGCAACCAGTAAAGTAGGCACCCCCAACACATCCGCCGCCAGACGCGCCGCAATCAGCTTCTGAACCGCTTCCTGAGTGGGAACCAGCACTTTACCGCCCATGTGTCCGCATTTCTTCGCCGATGCCAGTTGGTCCTCAAAGTGAACCGCTGCGGCTCCCGCTTCAATCATCGATTTCATCAGCTCAAACGCGTTAAGCACGCCGCCGAATCCCGCTTCCGCATCTGCCACAATCGGCAGGAAGTAGTCGGTATGGCGCTTGTCGCCCGGCTCAATGTGGTTTGCCCACTGGATCTGATCGGCACGCCGAAACGTATTATTGATGCGTTCAATGACTGCGGGCACAGAGTTCGCTGGATAGAGCGACTGATCGGGATACATACTAGATGCCAGATTGGCATCCGCCGCCACCTGCCAGCCGGAAAGGTAAATCGCCTCAATGCCCGCTTTCGCCTGCTGTAAAGCCTGTCCGCCCGTCAGCGCGCCCAGGCAATTCACATAGCCTTTGCGCGCGTCACCATGCAGCAGGTTCCACAGCTTCGCAGCACCGAGCTGCGCGAGCGTACATTCCGGGTTCACCGAACCCCGTAGATTAATCACATCTTCTGCGCTGTAGGGGCGCGTAATCCCTTCCCAGCGGGCGGTTTTCCACTCTTTTTCAATATGCTGGACTTGTTGAGTACGAGAGGTGGTCATAGCAGAGGTTCCTTTTTATTATCAGTCAGGATTAATCAAGCAGTGCGTAGCCGGGTAACGTCAGGAAGTCGATCAGCTCATCTTGCGTGGTGATTTGCTCCATCAGCCGGGCGGCGTCATCAAAGCGCCCTCCACTGAAGCGGGCATCACCGAGCTCCTCCTGAATCACAAACATCTCTTCGGCCAGCATCTGGCGGAACAGCGCCTTGGTGATCACGCGACCATCGCTCAATGTCTTGCCGTGGCGAATCCACTGCCAGATTGAGGTACGGGAGATTTCTGCCGTCGCTGCATCCTCCATCAGCCCATAAATCGGGACGCAGCCATTGCCGGATATCCATGCTTCGATGTACTGCACCGCAACACGGATATTCGCGCGCATCCCCACTTCCGTGCGCTCGCCCGGACAAGGCTCCAGCAATTCCTCAGCGCGAATAGGCGCATCCTGTTCACGGCGAATATCGAGCTGATTTTTACGCCCACCTAACGCCCGATCGAACACCTCCATCACGGCATCTGCCAGCCCCGGATGAGCCACCCAGGTGCCATCATGCCCATTGTGAGCTTCCAGCTCTTTGTCTTTACATACCTTATCCAACACCCAGTTATTGCGTTCCGCGTCCTTACTTGGGATGAACGCCGCCATCCCCCCCATGGCGAACGCACCACGGCGATGGCAGGTTTTGATCAACAGCCGTGAGTAAGCGCTAAGGAAGGGTTTTTCCATCGTCACCGACTGGCGGTCAGGCAGAACGCGATCGCCATGGTTCTTTAATGTTTTGATATAGCTGAAGATGTAGTCCCAGCGGCCGCAGTTCAGCCCAACGATATGATCGCGCAAGTGGTAGAGAATTTCGTCCATCTGGAAAACGGCAGGCAGCGTTTCAATCAACACCGTTGCTTTGATCGCCCCGCGTGGCAGGTCAAAACGATCTTCGGTATAGCAGAAAACATCATTCCACCAGGCCGCTTCCTGCCATGACTGCGTCTTTGGCAGATAGAAATAAGGGCCACTACCTTTCTTCAGTAATTCCTGATAGTTATGGAAAAAATACAGCGCGAAGTCGAACAGGCTGCCGGGGATCGCTTCCCCCTGCCAGGACACATGTTTTTCGGGCAGATGCAAACCGCGCACACGGCAAATCAATACGGCAGGATTGGGTTTCAACTGGTAGATTTTTCCTGTTTCATTGATATAGGAAATCGTACCGCGTACGGCATCACGTAAGTTGATTTGCCCGTCAATGACCTTTTCCCATCCCGGCGACAGTGAATCCTCAAAGTCCGCCATGAAAACCTTCACATTGGCATTCAATGCATTGATTACCATCTTGCGTTCGACCGGGCCGGTAATCTCAACACGACGATCCTGAAGGTCATCGGGAATACCGCGTATTGTCCACGCCCTATCACGAATGGAAGCCGTTTCTGAAATAAAATCAGGTAGCTTACCCTGATCGATATTACGCTGCTGGACCTGCCGTTCGGCGAGCAACTGATTACGTGCCGGTGTGAAATGCGCGACCAGCTCCGTTAAAAAATCAATCGCTTCCTCCGTAAGAATTTGCTTCTCACCTTCGCCAAAACGCTGACTAAACGCCAATTCTCTGTTTATCGTCTGCTGCATCATTCGTGGTTCCTTTTCAGATTCCGCTTCATTCATCAACAACCGCCAAATCGGCAAACCAGTATGTACATTTCTTAGCCGACAGAATTAAGCGTAATACAATAAAAAACAAAATCAAAAACAATTTCCATTTTTATGGTTTTTTAAACATAACTTATTAATAAAAATGAAGATAAAAATAGAAAGAGAAAAGAAATGACTTTCACTCATCAGCAGAAACGAAATGATTCAGCACAAAAAAGAAAGGCACCTTAAAAGGTGCCTTAGAGAAAAGAAGGGAGATGGCTTAGTCCAGCGTAGGGTTCATTCGACGTAAATCATAAGGCGTAATCTGGTAGACATAATAATTCAGCCAGTTAACAAAAAGCAGATGACCGTGGCTACGCCAGCTCGCTTTCGGTGCCAGTTCAGGGTTGTCGTCAGGGAAATAGTTAACCGGTACAGCCGGATCCAATCCGGCGTCATAATCACGGAAAAACTCTCCCGCTAGCGTCAGGGCATCAT is from Pectobacterium carotovorum and encodes:
- the aceB gene encoding malate synthase A, whose amino-acid sequence is MMQQTINRELAFSQRFGEGEKQILTEEAIDFLTELVAHFTPARNQLLAERQVQQRNIDQGKLPDFISETASIRDRAWTIRGIPDDLQDRRVEITGPVERKMVINALNANVKVFMADFEDSLSPGWEKVIDGQINLRDAVRGTISYINETGKIYQLKPNPAVLICRVRGLHLPEKHVSWQGEAIPGSLFDFALYFFHNYQELLKKGSGPYFYLPKTQSWQEAAWWNDVFCYTEDRFDLPRGAIKATVLIETLPAVFQMDEILYHLRDHIVGLNCGRWDYIFSYIKTLKNHGDRVLPDRQSVTMEKPFLSAYSRLLIKTCHRRGAFAMGGMAAFIPSKDAERNNWVLDKVCKDKELEAHNGHDGTWVAHPGLADAVMEVFDRALGGRKNQLDIRREQDAPIRAEELLEPCPGERTEVGMRANIRVAVQYIEAWISGNGCVPIYGLMEDAATAEISRTSIWQWIRHGKTLSDGRVITKALFRQMLAEEMFVIQEELGDARFSGGRFDDAARLMEQITTQDELIDFLTLPGYALLD
- the aceA gene encoding isocitrate lyase; this encodes MTTSRTQQVQHIEKEWKTARWEGITRPYSAEDVINLRGSVNPECTLAQLGAAKLWNLLHGDARKGYVNCLGALTGGQALQQAKAGIEAIYLSGWQVAADANLASSMYPDQSLYPANSVPAVIERINNTFRRADQIQWANHIEPGDKRHTDYFLPIVADAEAGFGGVLNAFELMKSMIEAGAAAVHFEDQLASAKKCGHMGGKVLVPTQEAVQKLIAARLAADVLGVPTLLVARTDADAADLLTSDCDEYDRDFITGERTVEGFYRTRAGIEQAISRGLAYAPYADLVWCETSTPDLSLARRFAEAIHAKFPGKLLAYNCSPSFNWKKNLDDSTIARFQDELSAMGYKYQFITLAGIHSMWFNMFDLAHAYAQGEGMRHYVEKVQQPEFEAIKDGYTFSSHQQEVGTGYFDKVTNIIQGGESSVTALTGSTEEQQF